The genomic DNA CCTTTCCGGAAAAAGTTCCCGATGAACCCCTGGCCAGGGAACCGGTGATGCAGATAGAAGTCAATGGACAAAAAATTTCTCCTTTGGTCCCCACCCTTTTCCTCCTGCCGGAAGAAGCCATTCAGGTCCGTACCCGATGGGTTTCAGCCTCGGTCTTGTCCTGCCCGGAGTCCCCTTTCCATTTGGAAAATATTTCTCTGTCAACCCCGGCCTATCAACCAGTCGGGTATGATGATCCCAGGGGGTCCGGGGGCCAGGCCCGCCGGTGTCTGAAGACCGAATCCTGGTCGTTGGTGCTGAATGGCCGCAGCCTGCCCCGCCAGGGGGATAACCTCTTTTCAGGAAAGGCCCCTAAAGAACCGGGCCTTTATACCCTGGGGTTGGAATGCCGGCAACGAGGATACCGGCCGGCGGCTTCTTCAGATTCCAGGGTAGGAGAATGGGAAGAACAAACCAGGCAAAATTTATTAGTTATTGTCCTGTATCCATTTTCGAGAATAGACGATGGATTTATCGATCAATTCCCAATGGGATTTTATCCGAACCCGGAAGAGGCTCCGATCCGGTCCATTCCGAAAACGGCCCTTCCCCATTACCTTCCACCTAAAGGATTTATAGAAGTGACTCCCGAAAACCAAGGGGTACTGGTTTCCAAAACCTTACGGCTTCAAGATTTCTCTTGTCATTATAAAACGCCCTTTCCTCACTATATGGCCCTCTCCTCGGCCTTGCTGTTGAAATTGGAATTATTGACCTTAAAACTCCAACAACTTGGCTTTCCGGAGGCCCGACTGACCATCCTCAGCGGGTTTCGAACCCCCTGGTACAATCAAACGGTTTCCGGGGCCTTGTGGAGTCGCCATATTTACGGCGATGCAGCCGATATCACCCTTATGGGTCCGCTCCAAGAAGGTTTTATGATGGACTTGAATCGAGACGGTCGCATTGACCGGGAAGACCTGCTGGTCCTGGTCAGGATTATTGAAGAAATCGAGGCAGAGACCGGATTAGTGGGCGGTCTGGGGATATATGACCTATCTCAAAACGGAAAATATTGCCCTTTTATCCATGTGGATACCCGAGGCTTTAAGGCCCGCTGGTAGCCTTAAAATCCCTTAAATTTGCGTTTTAGTGATAAGGGTGTTGACAGATATCCCATGATTTTGTAATCTTTAACATTTCAAAATTTCCTGATAGCATTGAGGAGCAATACGAATGCCTATTTATATCCGGGGAACAGGAAGTTATGTTCCACCAAAAGTCCTACACAACCGGGACCTTGAAAAAATCCTTGATACCTCCGACGAATGGATTGCCCAGCGGACCGGAGTCCGTGAAAGACGGGTGGCCGATCCTGACGTCGCTGCTTCAGACCTGGCTCTGGAAGCTTCCAGAGCGGCCATAGAAATGGCTGGATTTAAGATAGAAGATATTCCTTTGATTATCATGGCCACCATTACTCCCGATACCCATTGTCCGGCCGGTGCCAATTGGCTTCAGGCCAAGCTTGGAGCTGATCATGCCGTGACCTTCGACATCACTGCCGCCTGCTCGGGTTTTCTCTTTGCCTTGAATGTGGCCGAACAGTATCTGAAGGCCGGGACCGTTGCCAACGTCCTGGTTACAGCCTCGGAGATCATGACCCGGACCTTAAACTGGAAAGACCGGGCCACGGCCATACTCTGGGGAGACGGGGCCGGGGCCGCTTTGGTTTCACAGGAAGGCCAGGGGGCTGAGATCCTTTCCACCCATATCCATACCGACGGGGCAGGCGGCGCTAATCTGCTCATGCCAGGCGGCGGTTCCAAAACCACTCCCATCTCCCATGAGAGTGTGGACAAAGACCTCCATACCCTGAAGATGATCGAGGCCAGCGCCTCGGTGCGTGTGGCGGTCAAGCATTTTGCCGACTCCTGCATCGAAGCCGTGGAGGCCAACGGCGTCTCCCTGGAGGACGTCGACTGGTTTATACCTCATCAGGCCAACTTACGGATGATTCAGGCCGTAGCCAAACGTCTGAACGTACCTTTTGAAAAATTCTATATGACCGTCCATAAATATGGAAACATCTCCTCAGCATCCATATCCATCGCTCTGGATGAAGCTGTTCGTACCGGTGCCATCCAAAAGGGGCAACTGGTCTTATTGACGGCCTTCGGTGGAGGTCTGACCTGGGGCAGTGCCTTGATCCGGTGGTGATTTCGATTATGGAATCCTATGACGAGTGGCGAGTGACGAGAAAAAAAATGGGAATCGGAGAATCGGGAAATGAGGCATTTTATCCCCCCGTCTCCGTTTCTCCTGTTCAGTATTTTATAATGAAAAGCAGGAGACAGCATCATGAAAAAAA from Deltaproteobacteria bacterium includes the following:
- a CDS encoding ketoacyl-ACP synthase III; this encodes MPIYIRGTGSYVPPKVLHNRDLEKILDTSDEWIAQRTGVRERRVADPDVAASDLALEASRAAIEMAGFKIEDIPLIIMATITPDTHCPAGANWLQAKLGADHAVTFDITAACSGFLFALNVAEQYLKAGTVANVLVTASEIMTRTLNWKDRATAILWGDGAGAALVSQEGQGAEILSTHIHTDGAGGANLLMPGGGSKTTPISHESVDKDLHTLKMIEASASVRVAVKHFADSCIEAVEANGVSLEDVDWFIPHQANLRMIQAVAKRLNVPFEKFYMTVHKYGNISSASISIALDEAVRTGAIQKGQLVLLTAFGGGLTWGSALIRW